In the genome of Oxalobacter aliiformigenes, one region contains:
- a CDS encoding SIR2 family protein: MNKRKQVFFLGAGFSKAINPAYPLLNELCTDIRQQLELGTDTISAHYKTEIPENIKNNVEHLLTYLSTDFPWKQENNYTDRALYERISRMIGQHFQQLDKNGEHNNLFDRLIAGFLENPHCDIITLNYDVLIEKAMEKYVKNNGQPYLPWERLYSYPLSWIGSRTIPSAGTLGGTPFIQRLPSIIKLHGSVNWYHAGASSSDTIYYRNYNPNETDHMTVGLVPYIIPPVMDKNAFYNHTAIRHLWQAAAHLLEEADDVFIIGFSFPPTDTAARFLFRTALNPHADIHIIDISDENTLKKSHKGLFGSRQVNYRYCGNTPVPPLERFIRENMPIPTTQATGVAQ, encoded by the coding sequence ATGAATAAGCGAAAACAGGTTTTCTTTCTGGGAGCCGGATTTTCCAAAGCCATCAACCCGGCTTACCCTCTCCTGAACGAACTCTGCACCGACATACGCCAGCAACTCGAGCTGGGAACCGACACCATCAGCGCGCATTACAAAACGGAAATTCCTGAAAACATCAAAAACAACGTCGAACACCTGCTGACCTACCTGTCAACCGACTTCCCATGGAAACAGGAAAACAACTATACCGACCGCGCCCTGTATGAACGGATCAGCCGCATGATCGGACAACATTTCCAGCAACTGGACAAAAATGGGGAACACAACAACCTGTTCGACCGTCTGATCGCCGGCTTTCTGGAAAATCCGCACTGCGACATCATCACCCTGAATTACGATGTCCTGATCGAAAAGGCCATGGAAAAATACGTGAAAAACAACGGACAACCATATCTGCCATGGGAGCGACTCTACTCGTATCCGTTAAGCTGGATCGGTTCACGTACCATTCCAAGCGCAGGCACATTGGGGGGTACCCCATTTATTCAGCGGCTTCCATCCATCATCAAACTTCATGGCTCCGTCAACTGGTACCATGCAGGCGCATCATCATCGGATACCATTTACTACCGCAACTATAACCCCAATGAAACCGACCATATGACCGTCGGGCTGGTGCCTTATATCATCCCGCCGGTCATGGACAAAAACGCCTTTTACAACCACACCGCCATACGCCACTTGTGGCAAGCGGCCGCACACCTGCTGGAAGAAGCGGACGACGTTTTCATCATCGGTTTTTCATTCCCGCCAACCGATACCGCGGCACGTTTCCTGTTCCGGACGGCCCTGAACCCGCATGCCGACATTCATATCATCGACATTTCCGACGAAAATACCCTCAAGAAAAGCCACAAGGGATTGTTCGGCAGCCGGCAAGTTAACTACCGCTACTGCGGCAATACCCCTGTTCCCCCGCTGGAACGTTTCATCCGCGAAAACATGCCGATCCCGACCACGCAAGCAACAGGAGTCGCCCAATGA
- a CDS encoding type I restriction-modification system subunit M — MSLESNVKQKADLIWAIADKLTGVYKPHEYGEVILPLTVIRRFDCILADTKAAVLERYAQCKTLAMPDALLRRASGHAFYNVSRFDFGKLLDDPDNIEANFRAYLYGFSANVRDIIEKFRFEGHITTMAEKGILYAVLREFTTPRADLHPDRISNLEMGYIFEEIIRRFSESHNADAGQHYTPREVIELMVNILFHDDHEALGGKNILRSLYDPACGTGGMLSVAEEYLHRLNPTCALLAFGQELNDQTYAICKADMLIKGNDASNIHDGNTLSNDQFRGQTFDYILSNPPFGREWKNEKNAVEQEARTGDAGRFGAGLPAIGDSQMLFLLTALSKMKTPENGGSRIAIIHNGSPLFTGDAGSGPSEIRKHIMENDLLEAIIALPNDIFYNTGIATYIWVLSNKKAGTKRAGKIQLIDASGLFEKRRKALGNKRNDIPQSAIDTITRLYGDMAENDISKIFDNSDFGYTKITVERPLKDEQGNPVMKKGKIQPDPTLRDTETIPLKEDVQTYFEREVLPFVPDAWIDHARTKTGYEIPFTRHFYRYEPPRPSDAILSEIIAIEKELDTAIRELFHE; from the coding sequence ATGAGCCTCGAATCCAACGTCAAACAAAAAGCGGACCTGATATGGGCCATCGCCGACAAACTCACCGGCGTGTACAAACCGCACGAATACGGCGAAGTCATCCTCCCGCTGACCGTCATCCGCCGCTTCGACTGCATACTGGCCGACACCAAAGCCGCCGTACTCGAAAGATACGCACAGTGCAAAACCCTCGCCATGCCGGACGCCCTGCTCCGCCGGGCATCCGGACACGCTTTCTACAACGTCAGCCGCTTCGACTTCGGCAAACTGCTCGACGACCCCGACAACATCGAAGCCAACTTCCGCGCCTACCTCTACGGCTTTTCCGCCAATGTACGGGACATCATCGAAAAATTCCGCTTCGAAGGCCACATCACCACGATGGCGGAAAAAGGCATCCTCTATGCCGTCCTGCGCGAATTCACCACCCCGAGAGCCGACCTGCATCCCGACCGCATTTCCAATCTCGAAATGGGCTACATCTTCGAGGAAATCATCCGGCGCTTTTCCGAATCGCACAACGCCGACGCCGGACAACACTACACCCCGCGCGAAGTCATCGAACTGATGGTCAACATCCTCTTTCACGACGACCATGAAGCGCTCGGCGGCAAAAACATCCTGAGAAGCCTCTACGATCCGGCATGCGGTACCGGCGGCATGCTCTCCGTCGCGGAAGAATACTTGCACCGGCTCAACCCGACCTGCGCCCTGCTGGCATTCGGACAGGAACTCAACGACCAGACCTACGCCATCTGCAAGGCCGACATGCTCATCAAGGGCAACGACGCCAGCAACATCCACGACGGCAACACCCTCTCGAACGACCAGTTCCGGGGACAAACCTTCGATTACATCCTCTCCAATCCCCCGTTCGGACGGGAATGGAAAAACGAAAAAAACGCCGTCGAACAGGAAGCACGTACCGGCGACGCCGGCCGCTTCGGCGCCGGACTGCCAGCCATCGGCGACAGCCAGATGCTGTTTCTGCTGACCGCGCTCTCCAAAATGAAAACGCCGGAAAACGGCGGCAGCCGCATCGCCATCATCCATAACGGCTCCCCCCTCTTTACCGGCGACGCCGGCAGCGGTCCTTCCGAAATCCGCAAACACATCATGGAAAACGACCTGCTCGAAGCCATCATCGCCCTGCCCAACGACATCTTCTACAACACCGGCATCGCCACCTACATCTGGGTACTGTCCAACAAAAAAGCCGGCACGAAACGCGCCGGCAAAATCCAGCTCATCGACGCCAGCGGCCTGTTCGAAAAACGCCGCAAGGCGCTGGGCAACAAACGCAACGACATCCCGCAAAGCGCCATCGACACCATCACCCGCCTGTACGGCGACATGGCAGAAAACGACATCAGCAAAATCTTCGACAACAGCGACTTCGGCTACACCAAAATCACCGTCGAACGTCCCCTGAAAGACGAACAGGGCAACCCCGTCATGAAAAAAGGCAAAATACAGCCCGATCCGACCCTGCGCGACACCGAAACCATCCCGCTGAAAGAAGACGTACAAACCTACTTCGAACGCGAAGTCCTGCCCTTCGTCCCCGATGCATGGATCGACCACGCCAGAACGAAAACCGGTTACGAAATCCCCTTCACCCGGCATTTCTACCGATACGAACCCCCGCGCCCATCCGACGCCATCCTGTCCGAAATCATCGCCATCGAAAAAGAGCTGGACACCGCCATCCGGGAGCTGTTCCATGAATAA
- a CDS encoding restriction endonuclease subunit S, which translates to MRKMKDSGIEWIGEIPEDWKIIPLKFLASHNDDVLSENTPDDLEFDYIDISSVQYGSGIINKQHITFGNAPSRARRIVRNNDVIISTVRTYLKAVAIIPDISKLTIASTGFACLRTNEKISPKFLYYSVLSDAFVSTVEAYSVGISYPAINASQLVCLKLPLPSIEEQSQIANFLDEKCAVIDRLVERHQEVIEKLKAYRQSVISEAVTRGLDLDAPMKDSGIPWIGKIPKEWEIIPLKFLASHNDDVLSENTPDDLEFDYIDISSVQYGSGVINKQHITFGNAPSRARRIVRNNDVIISTVRTYLKAVAIIPAVSELTVASTGFACLRTNEKISPKFLYYSVLSDAFVSTVEAYSVGISYPAINASQLVCLKLILPSIEEQSQIADYLDKKCAKIDRIIHNKEQIISKLAEYKKSIIYEYVTGKKEVPAS; encoded by the coding sequence ATGAGAAAAATGAAGGACAGCGGAATAGAGTGGATCGGCGAAATTCCGGAAGATTGGAAAATAATACCATTGAAATTTTTGGCTTCACATAATGATGACGTTTTATCGGAAAACACTCCTGATGATCTGGAATTCGATTATATCGATATCAGTTCCGTACAATATGGCAGTGGTATCATAAACAAACAACATATCACATTTGGAAATGCACCTTCGCGTGCAAGAAGAATCGTCAGGAATAACGACGTCATCATTTCAACTGTACGAACATATCTGAAGGCTGTTGCGATTATTCCCGACATTTCGAAACTGACTATCGCATCTACCGGATTCGCATGTCTTCGTACAAATGAAAAAATTTCCCCAAAGTTTCTCTATTATTCTGTATTGTCTGATGCCTTTGTCAGCACAGTAGAAGCATATTCCGTCGGAATAAGTTACCCTGCCATAAATGCCAGCCAACTTGTTTGTCTGAAATTACCATTGCCTTCTATTGAGGAGCAAAGCCAGATCGCCAATTTCCTCGATGAAAAATGCGCTGTGATCGACCGACTTGTCGAACGCCATCAGGAAGTCATCGAAAAACTGAAAGCATACCGGCAATCCGTCATCAGCGAAGCCGTGACCCGTGGGCTGGACCTCGACGCACCGATGAAAGACAGCGGCATACCCTGGATCGGCAAGATTCCGAAGGAATGGGAAATAATACCATTGAAATTTCTGGCTTCACATAATGATGACGTTTTATCGGAAAACACTCCCGATGATCTGGAATTCGATTACATCGATATCAGTTCCGTACAATATGGCAGTGGTGTCATAAACAAACAACATATCACATTTGGAAATGCACCTTCACGCGCAAGAAGAATCGTCAGGAATAACGACGTCATCATTTCAACTGTACGAACATATTTGAAGGCTGTTGCGATTATTCCCGCCGTTTCGGAACTGACTGTCGCATCTACCGGATTTGCATGTCTTCGTACAAATGAAAAAATTTCCCCAAAGTTTCTCTATTATTCTGTATTGTCTGATGCCTTTGTCAGCACAGTAGAAGCATATTCCGTCGGAATAAGTTACCCTGCCATAAATGCCAGCCAACTTGTTTGCCTGAAATTAATATTGCCTTCTATTGAGGAGCAAAGCCAGATCGCCGATTATCTCGACAAAAAATGTGCCAAAATAGACCGGATTATCCATAACAAGGAACAGATCATCTCCAAACTGGCCGAATACAAAAAATCCATCATTTACGAATACGTCACCGGCAAAAAAGAGGTACCTGCATCATGA
- a CDS encoding tetratricopeptide repeat protein: MSRKRKNILPWIVAFLTLILIIISKTAYSAGEQDFRQGMQYYRNRQFSEAFPCFEKAARSGNTEAQSMIGVLYFQGNGVGKDDREAAKWFEKAARAGEPDAQTFMGVMNLEGRGMPKNEVEAFKWFEKAATNGETSARNYLGTAYMKGQGTAKNTEKAIYWFTRAAESGDTSAQKILGALYLSGHEDIAKDTLKARYWLQKAADQDDSDALELLKQIN, encoded by the coding sequence GTGAGCCGTAAAAGAAAAAACATTCTGCCCTGGATCGTCGCTTTCCTGACCCTGATCCTGATCATCATCAGCAAAACCGCCTACTCTGCCGGAGAACAGGATTTCAGGCAGGGCATGCAATACTACCGAAACCGCCAGTTCAGTGAAGCCTTCCCCTGCTTCGAAAAAGCGGCCCGGTCAGGCAATACCGAAGCGCAATCCATGATCGGCGTACTCTACTTCCAGGGCAACGGCGTCGGAAAAGACGACCGCGAAGCGGCGAAATGGTTCGAAAAAGCCGCCCGTGCCGGCGAACCCGATGCCCAGACCTTCATGGGCGTCATGAATCTCGAAGGCCGCGGCATGCCCAAAAACGAGGTCGAAGCGTTCAAATGGTTCGAAAAAGCCGCGACAAACGGCGAAACCAGCGCCCGGAACTATCTCGGCACCGCCTACATGAAAGGACAGGGAACGGCGAAAAACACCGAAAAAGCCATTTACTGGTTCACCCGCGCCGCCGAATCCGGCGACACCAGTGCGCAGAAAATCCTCGGCGCCCTCTACCTCAGCGGCCACGAGGATATCGCCAAAGACACCCTCAAAGCCCGTTACTGGCTGCAAAAAGCGGCCGATCAGGACGACTCCGACGCGCTCGAACTCCTGAAACAGATCAATTAG
- a CDS encoding DUF262 domain-containing protein — translation MKIERGGIINDFIQPNRKQYAIPVYQRNYEWSREQCIRLFEDIIAAHKNDRDHFTGSIVYAPLKTENKIDTFIIIDGQQRLTTIYILIKALIDMAESERDRNALESVVFNEDKFRQYQIDESSKLKLKPVKSDNRQLMLLMENRIDEIDKSSGIYRNYTLFRELIGKTMYTDDQLGVAHIFDGIEHLTCATIKLDPDDSAQEIFERINSTGIPLSLADKIRNFVLMTDIDQERLYEDYWLAIENLVGYNWLTAFFMDYLNIKVDYFPREDQAYETFKLVFKKNACTNKSMLEEILYYAKFYHAFLYGDPQYSVSVNDTLAALRRLNQTTVYLFLFRVFDDYHNKVIDQTVLEKVLSFLLNYSIRRMMCEVPSNSLRGMYKTLHNRIFNCAENKAHYYDAIVSFFRQVSSRDAWIDDRTFSDALIHNNLYRKNALCKYLLTAIENDGKEQIVTDNLTIEHVMPQNKKLSSEWQKMLGENWENDRERYLHTLGNLTLTGYNSELGDRPFSEKKKHFADVNSKTVALNRSICQCDNWNAETIETRATELASVILQQFPDEVPETVIPFADPHYQLYTCDDPKTATFKVPNYYELSGERVNVTTYAEMLRSLIERLYALDSSIIENMAKSNEILENGPQFIMFSYDKTMLRKKSFRLEGTDIYENAGFSAETIMLIIRALLDKYGIDREDFTYSARKNR, via the coding sequence ATGAAAATCGAACGAGGCGGCATTATCAATGACTTCATTCAGCCGAACCGGAAACAATACGCCATTCCCGTTTACCAGCGCAACTACGAATGGTCGCGGGAACAATGTATCCGGCTGTTCGAAGACATTATCGCAGCGCACAAAAACGACCGGGATCACTTCACCGGATCGATCGTCTATGCCCCGCTCAAAACGGAAAACAAGATCGATACTTTCATCATCATCGACGGCCAGCAGCGCCTGACGACCATCTACATCCTGATCAAGGCGCTGATCGACATGGCAGAATCGGAGCGTGACAGGAATGCGCTGGAATCCGTCGTTTTCAACGAAGACAAGTTCAGGCAATACCAGATCGACGAATCCAGCAAACTGAAACTCAAGCCCGTCAAAAGCGACAACCGGCAACTGATGTTGCTGATGGAAAACAGGATAGACGAGATCGACAAAAGCAGCGGTATTTACCGTAATTACACCCTTTTCCGCGAGCTGATCGGCAAAACCATGTACACGGATGACCAGTTGGGCGTCGCCCATATCTTCGATGGTATCGAGCATCTGACCTGCGCGACCATCAAACTCGATCCGGATGACAGTGCACAGGAAATTTTCGAACGGATCAATTCGACTGGCATTCCCCTGAGTCTGGCCGACAAGATACGCAATTTCGTGCTGATGACCGACATCGATCAGGAACGGCTGTATGAAGACTACTGGCTGGCGATAGAAAATCTGGTCGGCTACAACTGGCTGACGGCTTTTTTCATGGATTATCTGAACATCAAGGTCGATTATTTCCCGCGTGAAGATCAGGCCTATGAAACATTCAAGCTAGTTTTCAAGAAAAACGCATGTACCAATAAATCGATGCTTGAAGAAATCCTGTATTATGCCAAATTTTACCATGCCTTTCTGTATGGCGATCCGCAATACAGCGTATCGGTCAATGACACGTTGGCGGCATTGCGTCGGCTGAACCAGACCACGGTTTATCTTTTCCTGTTCCGTGTATTCGATGACTACCACAACAAGGTCATCGACCAGACGGTACTGGAAAAAGTATTGTCTTTTCTGCTGAATTACAGCATTCGCCGCATGATGTGCGAAGTCCCGTCCAATTCCTTGCGCGGCATGTACAAGACGCTGCACAACCGTATTTTCAACTGTGCGGAAAACAAGGCGCATTATTATGATGCCATCGTCTCTTTTTTCAGGCAGGTTTCGTCACGTGATGCCTGGATCGACGACAGGACTTTTTCCGATGCGCTCATACACAATAATCTGTACCGGAAAAACGCACTGTGCAAATATCTTCTCACAGCGATCGAAAACGACGGCAAGGAACAGATCGTCACCGACAATCTGACGATCGAGCATGTCATGCCGCAAAACAAAAAGCTGTCTTCGGAATGGCAAAAAATGCTGGGTGAAAATTGGGAAAACGACCGGGAACGTTATCTTCATACACTCGGTAACCTGACTCTGACGGGATATAACAGCGAACTGGGCGATCGTCCATTTTCGGAAAAGAAAAAACATTTTGCCGACGTGAACTCAAAAACCGTCGCCCTGAACCGGTCTATCTGCCAGTGCGACAACTGGAATGCCGAAACCATCGAAACACGTGCTACAGAACTGGCATCGGTTATCCTGCAACAGTTCCCGGATGAAGTACCGGAAACCGTTATCCCGTTTGCCGATCCGCACTACCAGTTATATACGTGTGACGATCCCAAAACGGCGACTTTCAAGGTACCCAATTACTATGAATTATCCGGAGAACGGGTCAATGTCACCACTTATGCCGAAATGCTCCGTTCTTTAATCGAACGCCTGTATGCCCTGGACAGCAGTATTATCGAAAACATGGCAAAATCGAATGAAATACTGGAAAACGGACCGCAATTCATCATGTTTTCCTACGACAAGACCATGCTCAGGAAAAAATCGTTCCGGCTTGAAGGTACTGATATTTACGAGAATGCCGGATTCAGTGCGGAGACAATCATGCTGATCATCCGCGCATTGCTCGACAAATACGGCATCGACCGGGAAGATTTTACTTACAGTGCACGGAAAAACAGATGA
- a CDS encoding class I SAM-dependent methyltransferase has protein sequence MSRSVNGLSGAGEWHVLEKMLPDFCGKRVLDLGCGYGWHCRYAIEHGAIACTGIDTSEKMLKQAHRQNASFWTEYRCMAIEDFEFEPETYDVVISSLAFHYIESFGDLYTRIYRSLTPGGAFVFSIEHPVYTASGSQQWITDENGKKLHWPVDRYFDEGKRDAIFLGQHVTKYHRTLTTVINGVITAGFTLTGLAEPEPEKALLETVPGMIDETRRPAMLIVSAIKNR, from the coding sequence ATGTCCCGTTCCGTCAACGGCCTGTCCGGTGCCGGAGAATGGCACGTTCTGGAAAAAATGCTGCCCGACTTCTGCGGCAAACGGGTACTCGATCTCGGCTGCGGATACGGCTGGCACTGCCGCTATGCCATCGAACACGGCGCCATCGCCTGCACCGGCATCGACACGTCCGAAAAAATGCTGAAACAGGCCCACCGGCAAAACGCTTCCTTCTGGACGGAATACCGGTGCATGGCCATCGAGGACTTCGAATTCGAGCCCGAAACCTACGACGTCGTCATCAGCTCGCTGGCCTTCCACTACATCGAATCCTTCGGCGACCTCTACACCAGAATATACCGCTCGCTCACTCCCGGCGGCGCATTCGTCTTCTCCATCGAACACCCCGTTTATACCGCCAGCGGTTCCCAGCAATGGATCACCGACGAAAACGGCAAAAAACTGCACTGGCCAGTCGACCGCTATTTCGACGAAGGCAAGCGCGACGCCATCTTCCTCGGACAGCACGTCACCAAATACCACCGGACACTGACCACCGTCATCAACGGCGTCATCACCGCAGGATTCACCCTGACGGGCCTTGCCGAACCCGAACCGGAAAAAGCCCTGCTGGAAACCGTCCCCGGCATGATCGACGAAACCCGCCGCCCCGCCATGCTGATCGTCTCGGCCATCAAAAACCGCTGA
- a CDS encoding type I restriction endonuclease subunit R, whose product MADFDVREKRFEQDIETFLCTHGGYLKGDPAAFDRKLALDTATLLSFIQSSQPREWERYVRIYGADSERRLIERFCRETDTEGLLAVLRKGFTDRGVRFRAVFWKPETSMNDATRKAYESNILHCTRQLHYATGNEKSIDIVLFVNGIPVVSMELKCEFTGQNTANAIEQYRFDRQDRDTIFAFKKRVLVHFAVDLENVYMTTRLQGERTFFLPFNQGSNGAGHVGGKGNPPNPDGYQTAYLWKQVLFRDRLLEILQKYIHIEKDKKGIRDDVVIFPRYHQLDVVTRLLAHVRENGAGHHYLIQHSAGSGKSNSIAWLAHRLSGLHDDRDEKIFHSVIVVTDRRILDSQLQDTVYQFDHVEGVVQKIDEDSRQLKEAIESATPIIITTLQKFPVIYREVNSGKRRYAVIVDEAHSSQTGDAAKKLKQALSDRTKALEEYAELEGRTEATEKDEEDKMLDEMAAHGRHDNLSFFAFTATPKARTLQMFGSKTEDGRYRPFHIYSMRQAIEEGFILDVLAHYMTYRMYYRIVKAIPDDPELDTSAGVRAIRRFETLHPHNISAKTSIMLEHFLHTTQHKIGGRAKAMVVTPSRLHAVRYVLEFRRQLQEKGFSGTGVLVAFSGEVDDDGMTYTEEKMNRTAAGETIRESQLRETFAKDEYKILIVAEKYQTGFDQPLLHTMFVDKKLSDVKAVQTLSRLNRTARGKVDTFVLDFVNTAEDIRKAFEPYYEETVLEEETDPNVIYDLKNTLEHYRLWQKTDIDRFAALFWSTSIQQAGDMGKLMATLRPALDRFDTLQDDEKDLFKSTLARFNRIYAFVTQICRLFDRDIHAFSRYARFLARLLPKDGRATVDVDDKVLLEYYRLEQQAEQRIALTGDVQGFRPVTGDAGRREKKKDPLTVIIDRINEKHGTNFTEMDKVLLQIENDYATDSKWQGYAQHSDVNTFMMLFNKHFPDMVAARFEENNAFFGTLLNDPDILKQTMHTMGTIIYRRLNVLPKENSE is encoded by the coding sequence ATGGCGGATTTCGATGTAAGGGAAAAACGGTTCGAACAGGATATCGAAACCTTTCTTTGTACCCATGGCGGCTATCTCAAGGGCGATCCTGCGGCTTTTGACCGGAAACTCGCGCTGGATACCGCCACGTTGCTGTCCTTCATCCAAAGCAGCCAGCCCCGGGAATGGGAACGGTACGTCCGGATTTACGGTGCCGACAGCGAAAGACGGCTGATCGAGCGGTTTTGCCGCGAAACGGATACCGAAGGGTTGCTCGCCGTTCTCAGAAAAGGATTCACAGACCGCGGCGTCCGGTTCCGCGCGGTGTTCTGGAAACCGGAAACCTCGATGAACGACGCCACCCGCAAGGCTTACGAAAGCAACATCCTGCACTGTACCCGCCAGCTCCATTATGCGACAGGTAATGAAAAGAGCATCGATATCGTTTTGTTCGTCAACGGCATTCCCGTCGTGTCGATGGAACTGAAATGCGAGTTCACCGGCCAGAACACGGCAAACGCCATCGAACAGTACCGTTTCGACCGGCAGGACAGGGACACGATTTTCGCTTTCAAAAAACGGGTTCTGGTGCATTTCGCCGTCGATCTGGAAAACGTGTACATGACGACCCGCCTGCAAGGGGAACGGACTTTTTTCCTGCCGTTCAATCAGGGGTCCAACGGCGCGGGCCATGTCGGTGGCAAGGGCAATCCGCCGAACCCGGACGGTTACCAGACCGCCTATCTCTGGAAACAGGTGCTGTTCCGGGACAGGCTGCTGGAAATTCTCCAGAAGTACATCCATATCGAAAAGGACAAAAAGGGCATCAGGGACGATGTCGTGATTTTCCCGCGCTACCATCAGCTCGATGTCGTCACCCGGTTGCTGGCGCATGTCCGGGAAAACGGCGCGGGTCATCATTACCTGATCCAGCATTCGGCAGGTTCGGGCAAGTCCAATTCCATCGCATGGCTGGCGCACCGCCTTTCCGGACTGCACGATGACCGGGACGAAAAAATTTTCCATTCGGTCATCGTCGTGACGGACCGCCGTATTCTGGACAGCCAGTTGCAGGATACGGTTTACCAGTTCGACCATGTCGAAGGGGTTGTCCAGAAAATCGACGAAGATTCCAGACAGCTCAAAGAGGCGATCGAGTCCGCCACGCCCATCATCATCACGACCTTGCAAAAATTCCCGGTCATTTACCGCGAAGTCAACAGCGGCAAACGCCGGTATGCCGTCATCGTGGATGAAGCGCATTCATCCCAGACGGGCGACGCGGCGAAAAAACTGAAACAGGCGCTTTCCGACCGGACAAAGGCACTGGAAGAATATGCCGAGCTGGAAGGACGCACAGAAGCGACCGAAAAGGACGAAGAGGACAAAATGCTCGATGAAATGGCGGCACACGGCCGGCATGACAATCTGTCCTTTTTCGCCTTTACCGCCACGCCGAAGGCCAGAACCCTGCAAATGTTCGGCAGCAAGACGGAAGACGGACGTTACCGGCCTTTCCATATCTATTCCATGCGGCAGGCGATCGAGGAAGGATTCATTCTGGATGTGCTGGCGCATTACATGACTTACCGCATGTATTACAGGATCGTGAAGGCCATTCCGGATGATCCGGAGCTGGATACGTCGGCCGGTGTCCGTGCGATCCGGCGATTCGAAACGCTGCATCCGCACAATATTTCGGCGAAAACCTCGATCATGCTGGAACATTTCCTGCACACGACGCAACACAAGATCGGAGGACGCGCCAAGGCGATGGTCGTGACGCCTTCGCGCCTGCATGCGGTACGTTATGTTCTGGAATTCAGGCGGCAGCTTCAGGAAAAGGGTTTTTCCGGCACCGGCGTTCTGGTCGCCTTTTCCGGTGAAGTCGATGATGACGGCATGACGTACACGGAAGAAAAAATGAACCGGACGGCAGCGGGCGAGACGATCCGCGAATCGCAGCTTCGGGAAACCTTCGCGAAAGACGAGTACAAAATCCTGATCGTGGCGGAAAAATACCAGACCGGCTTCGACCAGCCCCTGTTGCATACCATGTTCGTGGACAAGAAACTGTCCGATGTCAAGGCGGTCCAGACGCTGTCACGCCTCAACCGCACCGCGCGCGGCAAGGTCGATACCTTCGTTCTGGACTTCGTCAATACGGCAGAAGATATCCGGAAAGCGTTCGAGCCGTATTACGAGGAAACGGTACTGGAAGAAGAAACTGATCCGAATGTCATCTATGACCTGAAAAATACCCTGGAGCATTACCGGCTCTGGCAAAAAACGGATATCGACCGGTTTGCCGCCCTGTTCTGGTCCACATCCATCCAGCAGGCCGGCGACATGGGCAAACTCATGGCGACACTTCGCCCTGCGCTGGACCGTTTCGATACGTTACAGGACGACGAAAAGGACTTGTTCAAATCGACACTTGCCCGTTTCAACCGCATTTATGCCTTCGTAACGCAAATTTGCCGTCTGTTCGACCGTGATATTCATGCTTTCAGCCGTTATGCCCGTTTTCTGGCACGGTTGCTGCCGAAAGACGGACGGGCGACCGTCGATGTGGATGACAAGGTTTTGCTGGAATATTACCGTCTTGAACAACAGGCCGAACAACGGATTGCACTTACCGGCGATGTACAGGGCTTCCGTCCTGTCACGGGAGATGCCGGCAGACGGGAAAAGAAAAAAGACCCGCTGACCGTCATCATCGACCGGATCAATGAAAAACACGGCACGAATTTCACGGAAATGGACAAGGTTCTACTCCAGATCGAAAACGACTATGCAACCGACAGCAAATGGCAGGGATATGCACAACACAGCGATGTCAATACATTCATGATGCTGTTCAACAAGCATTTTCCTGACATGGTTGCAGCACGATTTGAAGAAAACAATGCCTTTTTCGGTACACTTTTGAACGACCCCGATATCCTGAAACAAACTATGCACACGATGGGTACCATCATATACAGACGTCTCAACGTTCTTCCAAAGGAAAATTCTGAATAA